Proteins co-encoded in one Candidatus Poribacteria bacterium genomic window:
- the queA gene encoding tRNA preQ1(34) S-adenosylmethionine ribosyltransferase-isomerase QueA, with amino-acid sequence MKLTDFDYHLPSDRIAQSPLQERDASRLLVVDRDTCAFHHIQFSQIGEYLPSNALLVLNDTKVIPARLVGHKIGTGGKIELLLIREKEPDTWEVLAKPRRSLRTGTQVTFGNGNQLIAEVLAKPDDGHCIVRLDYDHNEAFSAILAEIGMMPLPPYIRRPPNAEDTVRYQSIYAASEGAIAAPTAGLHFTQELLETLKNKGIEIVTLTLHVGPGTFQPVKVENIQAHKMHAEYIHLGDTEARRIRTAREAGAKIVAIGTTVVRSLETAGATGIVCPYTGYSELFIYPGHQFNVVDALVTNFHLPKSTLLMLVSAFAGRDLIQKAYQEALQHNYRFYSYGDAMLIL; translated from the coding sequence ATGAAACTCACAGATTTCGATTACCACCTCCCTTCTGACCGGATCGCGCAAAGCCCGCTTCAAGAGCGCGATGCGTCCCGACTTCTGGTAGTTGACCGTGACACCTGTGCTTTTCATCATATCCAGTTTTCACAGATTGGGGAATACTTACCGAGCAACGCGCTGTTAGTTCTGAACGACACGAAGGTAATCCCGGCACGGTTAGTCGGTCATAAGATTGGAACCGGAGGCAAGATAGAACTGCTCCTCATCCGAGAAAAAGAACCCGATACTTGGGAAGTGCTCGCGAAACCGCGGCGGAGTCTCCGAACCGGTACACAAGTGACATTCGGTAACGGAAACCAACTGATAGCAGAGGTGCTTGCGAAACCAGATGATGGACACTGTATCGTTCGCCTTGATTATGATCATAACGAGGCGTTTTCAGCTATCCTCGCTGAGATTGGCATGATGCCTTTACCGCCCTATATTCGTCGTCCACCGAACGCTGAAGATACGGTGCGTTATCAGTCAATCTACGCGGCGAGTGAAGGTGCGATTGCTGCCCCGACAGCAGGATTGCACTTTACACAAGAATTGCTGGAAACCTTAAAAAATAAGGGAATAGAGATAGTAACGCTAACACTGCACGTCGGTCCCGGGACGTTCCAACCCGTGAAAGTTGAAAATATTCAGGCGCACAAGATGCACGCCGAATATATCCATCTCGGTGACACAGAAGCGAGGCGGATTCGCACGGCACGGGAGGCAGGCGCGAAAATTGTCGCCATCGGGACGACAGTCGTGCGTTCGCTCGAAACCGCTGGTGCGACGGGAATTGTCTGCCCTTATACGGGATATAGCGAACTTTTTATCTATCCCGGACACCAATTTAATGTGGTAGATGCCTTGGTTACGAACTTCCATCTACCTAAATCAACCTTACTGATGCTTGTGAGTGCTTTCGCTGGACGAGATTTGATTCAGAAAGCGTATCAAGAGGCACTCCAACACAACTACCGTTTTTACAGTTATGGCGATGCCATGCTGATTCTTTGA
- the ruvB gene encoding Holliday junction branch migration DNA helicase RuvB, with the protein MDNDKILDLSEDDDFGYSLRPKTLNEFIGQDKAKEQLRIHIEAAKKRSEALEHVLLVSPPGLGKTTLARIIANEIQSNFKQAIGPVMEKLDLASTLTNLEKGDILFIDEIHRVKGYVQESLYPAMEDYQLDLTIGQGPGSDIMQVPLDPFTLVGATTREGLLAGPFRDRFGIRIHLDYYEAEDIQQAIRINSAKLKINIDEDAEYALARRSRGTMRIANKLLANVRDYAEVKGDGMLSLEVAEEALEFFGIDERGLNAQDYAYFQTLIENFSGRAGLKALAVALSEDERTISEVYEPYYIKEGFLAPTPRGRVATDAAYEYFNYPVSSQASLFNSL; encoded by the coding sequence ATGGATAACGATAAAATATTAGATTTATCTGAAGACGATGATTTTGGATATAGTCTTCGTCCGAAAACGTTAAACGAATTTATCGGACAGGATAAAGCTAAAGAGCAGCTTCGTATTCACATTGAAGCCGCCAAAAAGCGTAGTGAAGCCTTGGAGCATGTCCTACTTGTGAGTCCGCCGGGTCTTGGGAAGACCACACTTGCACGGATCATCGCCAATGAAATTCAGAGCAATTTTAAACAGGCGATCGGCCCTGTTATGGAAAAGTTAGACTTAGCCTCAACGCTGACGAATCTTGAAAAGGGGGATATTCTCTTTATTGACGAAATTCACCGGGTGAAAGGATATGTGCAAGAATCGCTCTATCCAGCAATGGAGGATTATCAACTCGATTTAACGATCGGTCAAGGGCCTGGGTCCGACATTATGCAAGTACCGCTTGACCCATTCACGCTCGTTGGTGCGACAACGCGCGAAGGCTTACTTGCGGGTCCTTTTCGGGATCGGTTTGGCATCCGTATCCATCTCGATTACTACGAAGCAGAAGACATCCAACAGGCAATCCGTATCAATAGTGCCAAACTCAAGATTAATATTGACGAAGACGCAGAATATGCATTAGCTCGCCGTTCGCGCGGCACGATGCGAATTGCGAATAAACTACTCGCCAATGTTAGGGATTATGCTGAAGTCAAAGGCGATGGTATGCTTTCGCTTGAGGTTGCGGAGGAGGCACTCGAATTCTTTGGAATTGACGAACGTGGATTAAACGCGCAGGATTACGCCTACTTTCAGACGCTTATTGAGAACTTCAGCGGACGTGCGGGGCTTAAGGCACTCGCTGTCGCGCTCAGTGAGGACGAACGCACCATTTCAGAGGTTTACGAACCTTACTATATTAAAGAAGGATTTTTGGCACCGACACCCAGAGGACGGGTCGCAACGGATGCAGCTTACGAGTATTTTAACTATCCTGTAAGCTCACAAGCATCGTTGTTTAATTCGTTGTAA
- a CDS encoding Holliday junction ATP-dependent DNA helicase RuvA — translation MIAYIKGIIVHKETKQVIVDVNGIGYLLDVPPRVLTGLPPIGDTVTFYTYYYQNRENKITLYGFLSRDALKVFELALTVSGVGPALAQNIVARLSPLQFQRAVNRGDATTLMRVPRLSKDLAQVIITKLKKNIGKMKFEGAADPSKSMAPNAEVIEMLVNLGASELEAEQAVEKAQKVLGDAAQRDNLIKQALRYIRN, via the coding sequence ATGATCGCTTATATCAAAGGCATTATTGTCCATAAAGAGACAAAGCAAGTCATCGTAGATGTCAACGGTATCGGGTATCTCCTTGATGTACCACCGAGAGTCCTAACGGGTTTACCACCTATAGGTGATACCGTCACCTTTTACACCTATTATTACCAAAACCGTGAAAATAAGATTACCCTCTACGGGTTCCTTTCAAGGGACGCGCTAAAAGTTTTTGAATTGGCCCTGACTGTGTCGGGTGTAGGACCGGCACTCGCGCAAAACATCGTTGCGCGGTTGTCCCCTTTACAATTCCAACGCGCCGTCAACCGAGGGGACGCTACTACACTGATGCGGGTGCCACGTCTAAGTAAAGACCTTGCGCAAGTGATCATTACCAAACTGAAAAAGAATATCGGTAAAATGAAATTTGAAGGTGCCGCTGACCCTTCAAAATCCATGGCACCCAACGCAGAGGTAATCGAAATGCTTGTCAATCTTGGGGCATCAGAACTTGAAGCAGAACAAGCCGTCGAAAAAGCACAAAAAGTCCTCGGAGACGCTGCACAACGGGACAACTTAATCAAACAGGCACTGCGTTATATCCGAAATTAG
- the ruvC gene encoding crossover junction endodeoxyribonuclease RuvC, which produces MQNPRPPTARNSKKIILGIDPGIANTGYGVVESHANRHTPRDFGNIRTSPKTASEVRLKQIYDAVTRLVLEHAIENVVLEDIFFSKNVSSAFAVGEVKGIVKLAAANADCPVTLYTPTQVKQAVVGYGKATKSQMQKMVQVQLKLKEPPRPDHAADALALALCHARSHKVLELRKKLRE; this is translated from the coding sequence ATGCAAAATCCACGTCCGCCAACCGCAAGGAACAGTAAAAAAATAATTCTTGGCATTGACCCTGGCATTGCGAATACTGGATACGGCGTGGTTGAATCTCATGCCAACCGTCACACCCCGCGGGACTTCGGAAATATCAGAACCAGTCCGAAAACAGCATCAGAAGTGCGACTGAAACAAATTTACGATGCTGTAACCCGTTTGGTACTGGAACACGCTATTGAGAATGTCGTACTTGAGGATATTTTCTTTAGTAAAAATGTAAGCAGTGCGTTCGCCGTTGGCGAAGTCAAGGGTATCGTGAAACTTGCAGCGGCAAATGCGGATTGTCCAGTTACGCTCTATACACCCACTCAGGTCAAACAAGCAGTCGTCGGTTACGGGAAAGCCACAAAATCCCAGATGCAAAAGATGGTGCAAGTACAACTTAAACTCAAAGAACCGCCGCGTCCTGATCACGCTGCAGATGCACTCGCGCTCGCACTTTGCCATGCCCGCTCTCATAAAGTCCTTGAACTCCGTAAAAAACTTAGGGAGTAG
- a CDS encoding YebC/PmpR family DNA-binding transcriptional regulator, translating to MSGHSKWSTIKHKKAANDSRRGKLFSKLVKEITAAARVGGGDIDTNPRLRTAIAAAKSSNVPNDNIGKAILRGTGELEGETYEEILYEGYGPGGVAVMIEVLTDNRNRAVAAIRHAFSKHEGRIGERGCVAWGFDKCGLIVVTPDSIEEEELFMTAVEAGAEDVTASATGMEIVTPFEMFDGVLTAIQETSAEVQLAEISMIPQNTVKLEGKEAERMLRLMDALDELDDVQKVYANFDIPDNLLEAAA from the coding sequence ATGTCAGGCCACTCTAAATGGTCAACAATCAAACATAAAAAAGCTGCGAACGACTCCAGACGCGGCAAACTCTTCTCAAAGTTGGTGAAAGAAATTACAGCGGCTGCGCGTGTCGGTGGTGGTGATATAGACACGAATCCACGACTTAGAACCGCCATCGCGGCTGCAAAATCGAGCAATGTTCCCAACGATAATATAGGAAAAGCGATTCTGCGTGGCACGGGTGAACTTGAGGGTGAAACCTACGAAGAAATCCTCTACGAAGGTTACGGACCCGGCGGAGTCGCTGTGATGATAGAAGTCTTGACCGACAACCGGAATCGGGCTGTCGCGGCGATCCGACACGCCTTTAGCAAACACGAAGGTAGAATCGGGGAACGCGGGTGCGTCGCATGGGGATTCGATAAATGCGGATTGATCGTCGTCACGCCTGATAGTATTGAAGAAGAAGAATTGTTTATGACTGCGGTTGAAGCCGGTGCTGAAGATGTAACCGCTTCCGCAACAGGTATGGAAATTGTTACGCCGTTTGAGATGTTCGATGGTGTTTTAACGGCAATTCAGGAAACATCTGCTGAAGTTCAACTCGCTGAAATTAGCATGATTCCACAAAACACGGTGAAGCTCGAAGGGAAAGAAGCGGAACGGATGTTACGCCTCATGGATGCCCTCGATGAACTCGACGATGTTCAAAAAGTTTATGCCAATTTCGATATCCCCGACAACCTCTTAGAAGCCGCAGCGTAA
- a CDS encoding Rpn family recombination-promoting nuclease/putative transposase, translated as MLDIKTLLADLDTRIHQFHDRSAKWLLENTDNLKGLLEIVASDLVEHLDFSRVEIQNTTFIPDDLRQQASDLVYLLPFRDQDKTKTAKTVLIYILVEHQSTVDPLMGLRLLSYMCHIWNTQRRAYMQGEVPLTDWRFQPIIPVIFYTGEQRWVRPPSLETVIDLPEALRRFLPRFDVLLLDVKREPDERLLRSDHPLGWLLTVLKAEHYDPEDFVPVLERLRDHLRGLPDAEGAVWQQVIHYLYLFIFHRRSADEQPVLADIVSETHPYLGLSDEEAKLMQSMAEHYLERGIAQGKQEGRQEGRQEGRQEGEKRGTIESILALLNMRFETDAVAALRPALEAIDDLQALREVLLEVPESENLETFRRTLRS; from the coding sequence ATGTTAGACATCAAAACGCTTCTCGCGGATTTAGATACGCGCATCCACCAATTTCATGATCGCAGTGCGAAGTGGTTATTAGAGAACACCGATAACCTTAAAGGACTCCTTGAAATCGTCGCCAGCGACCTCGTTGAACATCTCGATTTTAGTCGCGTCGAGATCCAGAACACGACGTTTATCCCTGACGATCTCCGGCAACAAGCATCTGATCTGGTGTATCTGCTGCCGTTCCGTGACCAAGATAAGACGAAGACCGCTAAAACCGTGCTGATTTACATTCTTGTAGAGCATCAATCCACGGTAGACCCATTGATGGGTTTGCGGTTGCTGTCGTATATGTGTCATATATGGAACACACAGCGCCGTGCGTATATGCAGGGCGAAGTACCGCTGACCGACTGGCGTTTTCAACCCATTATCCCTGTCATCTTCTATACAGGCGAACAGCGATGGGTGCGTCCGCCTTCGCTGGAGACGGTGATAGATTTACCGGAGGCACTGCGTCGTTTTCTCCCAAGATTTGATGTGCTTTTGCTGGATGTCAAGCGCGAACCGGATGAGAGACTGTTAAGGTCTGACCATCCGCTTGGTTGGTTGCTGACGGTGCTGAAAGCGGAGCATTATGATCCGGAAGATTTCGTTCCAGTATTGGAGCGTCTTAGGGATCATCTGCGGGGTCTTCCGGATGCAGAGGGTGCTGTGTGGCAACAGGTCATCCACTATCTGTATCTATTCATTTTCCACCGCCGTTCTGCTGATGAACAACCGGTGTTAGCAGACATAGTTTCGGAGACGCATCCGTATTTAGGTCTTTCAGATGAGGAGGCAAAACTCATGCAAAGCATGGCAGAACATTACTTGGAACGAGGCATCGCACAAGGCAAGCAAGAAGGCAGGCAAGAAGGCAGGCAAGAAGGCAGGCAAGAAGGCGAAAAGAGAGGCACCATAGAAAGCATCCTCGCATTGCTCAATATGCGATTCGAGACAGATGCTGTCGCTGCATTACGACCCGCTCTTGAAGCTATAGACGATTTGCAAGCTTTACGGGAAGTACTCCTTGAGGTGCCAGAATCTGAGAACCTTGAAACCTTCAGGCGAACACTCAGGAGTTAA
- a CDS encoding leucine-rich repeat domain-containing protein encodes MPIKHLFFILTVICMLLLPSAVRAQQDEPQVVNIPDPNLAAAIKNATGENTITTHTMLALRRLSASHHGIEDLTGLEHAHNLRILLLPDNNISDLSPLAELKNLVSLDLQNNNISDVSPLVGLINLKPHGGFYSALNIQSNLM; translated from the coding sequence ATGCCAATCAAACATTTATTTTTCATCCTGACGGTTATTTGCATGCTTTTACTGCCGAGTGCTGTCCGCGCACAACAAGATGAACCGCAAGTCGTGAACATCCCCGATCCGAATTTAGCAGCAGCGATCAAAAACGCGACTGGCGAAAACACAATTACGACGCACACGATGCTGGCTCTGAGGCGTTTATCTGCCAGCCATCACGGGATAGAAGACCTCACCGGACTTGAACACGCACACAACCTCAGAATTTTGCTTCTTCCTGATAACAACATCTCGGACCTATCGCCTCTCGCTGAACTCAAAAACTTGGTTTCTTTGGATCTTCAGAATAACAACATCTCGGATGTCTCCCCCTTGGTCGGGTTAATAAATCTGAAACCGCATGGAGGCTTTTACAGCGCGTTGAATATCCAGTCGAATTTAATGTAA
- a CDS encoding phosphatase PAP2 family protein yields MVRSNLSTIPAGIAWGISVLFSPFLVPIVTAVSVVQKHADPQNVLRWLVIVVLFVTVLPLLSIALMVRFSKVSDLHLQNREERLLPLCCTLISMIVGTVLLHQLGAAREIVWAGVAYVANSVIFSAITPIWKISFHSSVTTGCVTVLVMLVNPQFAWLFLLVPLISWARVYRKRHTLLQTVVGAVLAVSTTVIVLYMAQLGSQT; encoded by the coding sequence ATGGTGCGTAGCAATTTATCAACAATTCCGGCAGGCATTGCGTGGGGAATCTCTGTTCTGTTTAGCCCGTTTTTGGTGCCAATCGTCACGGCTGTCAGTGTTGTCCAAAAACATGCGGACCCGCAAAATGTCCTCCGCTGGTTAGTGATTGTCGTGCTATTTGTTACCGTGCTACCACTCCTATCAATAGCACTCATGGTCCGGTTTTCCAAAGTGAGCGACTTACATCTGCAGAACAGAGAGGAACGCCTCCTACCTTTATGTTGTACGCTCATCAGTATGATTGTCGGCACTGTTTTACTGCACCAACTCGGTGCGGCACGTGAAATCGTTTGGGCAGGCGTTGCCTACGTCGCGAATAGTGTTATTTTTTCGGCAATTACCCCGATCTGGAAAATCAGTTTTCACAGCAGCGTTACGACGGGATGTGTTACCGTTCTTGTGATGCTTGTTAACCCGCAGTTCGCGTGGTTATTCTTATTAGTTCCACTGATTTCTTGGGCACGAGTCTACCGCAAACGGCACACGCTCCTTCAAACCGTTGTCGGCGCAGTACTTGCTGTCAGTACCACGGTAATTGTTCTGTATATGGCACAACTTGGCAGTCAAACTTAA
- a CDS encoding peroxiredoxin, translated as MLPKIEVGQSAPDFIATDSTGKSYQLSGLIEKKNVVLSFYPRDFGRGUTAQVCSLRDESSSFAKHDAQIFGITHNDADSRQKFSEENQLNFPLLVDAGRNLALLYGATDTPDGKIQRMAIIIDKTGKIVEIDKAVNASTHGTDLVNFFKTLETSN; from the coding sequence GTGCTACCGAAGATAGAAGTTGGGCAATCTGCCCCAGATTTCATCGCAACTGATAGTACAGGCAAAAGTTATCAACTCAGTGGGTTAATCGAGAAAAAGAACGTCGTCTTATCGTTTTACCCGCGCGACTTCGGGCGTGGCTGAACGGCACAAGTTTGCTCGCTCCGTGATGAGTCGAGTAGTTTCGCGAAACATGATGCCCAGATCTTCGGGATCACCCACAATGACGCGGATTCGCGTCAAAAATTTTCGGAAGAAAACCAGTTGAATTTTCCGCTTTTGGTAGACGCTGGACGCAATCTCGCGCTTTTGTACGGCGCGACGGACACGCCAGATGGCAAAATCCAGCGAATGGCGATTATCATTGATAAAACAGGGAAGATCGTAGAAATTGATAAAGCGGTCAACGCCAGTACACACGGAACAGACTTAGTTAACTTCTTTAAAACTTTGGAAACGTCAAATTAA
- a CDS encoding phytanoyl-CoA dioxygenase family protein — translation MLDERHLQHQITDEQRTRLNEDGYFTVENALPLDLVERLEARVDNIYENHLDAGYDPYTKNQMTAHSNFFYPNFLGRDQIFVNILDWYKTFPKVWGILGWNIYSYHSHFIITPPRPEAVRGKSASLGWHQDSGRVNIEIESSPRPRLSIKVVYWLSDCSETGRGNFYVIPGSHLWDKLERPADGSLPEGAVPVCCKPGDAVFFDRRIWHARSENDSDITRKGLFYGYGYRWLRSKDNMTIPAEMFERNDPIRQQLLGGGTNANGHFSPKDADVPLKIWLEEHGAISN, via the coding sequence ATGCTTGATGAACGCCATCTGCAACATCAGATTACTGACGAACAACGCACTCGTTTAAATGAGGACGGGTATTTCACCGTTGAAAACGCGCTGCCGTTAGACCTTGTTGAACGCCTTGAAGCCCGGGTAGATAATATCTATGAGAATCATCTTGATGCTGGCTATGATCCGTATACCAAAAATCAGATGACTGCACACAGCAACTTTTTCTATCCGAATTTCCTCGGCAGAGACCAGATTTTTGTGAATATTTTGGATTGGTATAAAACGTTCCCGAAGGTGTGGGGCATCTTGGGCTGGAATATCTACTCTTACCACAGCCACTTCATTATCACACCGCCACGTCCGGAGGCAGTTCGCGGCAAATCCGCCTCACTGGGTTGGCATCAAGACAGCGGACGCGTTAACATTGAGATCGAAAGCTCACCACGCCCACGCCTCTCCATCAAAGTCGTTTACTGGCTCTCCGACTGCTCCGAAACGGGGCGCGGGAATTTCTATGTCATTCCCGGAAGCCATCTCTGGGATAAACTTGAACGTCCAGCAGATGGATCATTGCCGGAAGGTGCAGTACCAGTCTGTTGCAAACCAGGTGATGCGGTTTTCTTTGACCGCCGGATATGGCACGCCCGCAGCGAAAATGATTCAGACATCACACGTAAAGGTCTCTTTTACGGATATGGCTATCGTTGGTTACGGAGTAAAGACAACATGACCATTCCAGCAGAGATGTTTGAACGGAACGATCCGATTCGACAGCAGCTCCTCGGCGGTGGAACGAATGCAAATGGACATTTTTCACCCAAGGATGCAGATGTCCCTCTGAAAATTTGGCTTGAAGAGCACGGGGCTATCTCGAACTAA
- a CDS encoding Gfo/Idh/MocA family oxidoreductase: MLKAGFIGAGGRSQGAHYPNVNRLEDDVEMLGACELDESKLAQVAQKYEFPHTFTDHRKMLDTLDLDVVYCVMNEKWILQPALDCLNAGKHLFIEKPPGANSDETQQLLDAAIANDVYCMVGFQRRYAAVTREAMRRVAEKGPVTLAVTTFNKQMLGGNREFTTTLWNDVCHVVDLLRYMAGGEPVEVTAHRDTFGAEQRNFYTAFVRFDNNVTGVLFGSRASGGRVLRSELHGVGIGCYMKIPEEIEIHEDNQRNVMGGWEVDGVDERDSPSYEGVLTMHQHFVDSVRNRTVPLTDLRDVIHSIHLVDQIEGPLPD, encoded by the coding sequence ATGCTTAAAGCAGGATTTATCGGTGCAGGTGGACGTAGCCAAGGTGCCCATTACCCAAACGTTAATCGCTTGGAAGATGATGTTGAGATGCTCGGTGCGTGTGAATTAGACGAGTCCAAACTTGCCCAAGTCGCACAAAAATACGAGTTTCCGCACACCTTCACAGACCATCGGAAGATGTTAGATACCTTAGATTTAGATGTTGTCTATTGTGTCATGAACGAGAAGTGGATTTTGCAACCCGCTTTGGACTGTCTGAACGCCGGCAAGCATCTGTTTATTGAAAAACCTCCGGGGGCAAACAGTGATGAAACACAGCAATTACTGGATGCAGCGATTGCGAACGATGTCTACTGCATGGTGGGGTTTCAGCGTAGATACGCCGCCGTCACACGCGAAGCCATGCGGCGCGTTGCAGAGAAGGGCCCCGTTACATTAGCCGTCACCACCTTTAACAAGCAGATGTTGGGCGGGAATCGGGAGTTTACGACAACACTTTGGAACGATGTCTGCCATGTTGTCGATCTACTCCGGTATATGGCAGGTGGTGAACCGGTAGAAGTCACTGCGCATCGCGACACGTTTGGTGCCGAACAACGCAACTTTTACACCGCCTTTGTCCGCTTTGATAACAACGTTACAGGTGTACTTTTTGGGAGTCGCGCGTCGGGCGGACGCGTGCTGCGTTCGGAATTGCACGGTGTCGGCATCGGTTGCTATATGAAGATTCCCGAAGAGATCGAAATTCATGAAGATAACCAGAGAAATGTAATGGGCGGCTGGGAAGTTGATGGCGTTGACGAGCGCGACTCACCGAGTTATGAAGGCGTGCTAACCATGCATCAACACTTCGTTGACAGTGTCCGCAATCGGACAGTCCCGCTCACAGACCTCCGTGATGTTATCCACTCCATTCATCTCGTGGATCAGATTGAAGGACCTTTACCCGATTAA
- a CDS encoding phytanoyl-CoA dioxygenase family protein: MPVFDAEALEFWEENGYVVVPEAVPLENCRAAEQAVWDFLEMDGDDPDSWYPDPPRRSIMVEIYQHQALWDNRQYPRVHQAFTEIWENDKLWVSFDRASMNPPERPDWKFTGPYLHWDMSLDSMPVRLKVQGVLYLADTPGNQGAFTCIPGFHRKLESWLNDLPDDANPREVVREYQAEAVPVAGKAGDLVIWHSALPHGSSPNSAERPRMAQYITMSPAPDGGTATSEGRVKGWRERLTGLGKEQQEKEHHQGKTAELTPLGKKLLGLEPWIV, encoded by the coding sequence ATGCCAGTTTTTGATGCAGAAGCCTTAGAATTTTGGGAAGAAAACGGTTATGTTGTCGTGCCAGAAGCGGTACCCCTTGAAAATTGCCGCGCAGCGGAACAAGCCGTCTGGGATTTTCTTGAAATGGATGGTGATGATCCGGACAGTTGGTATCCCGATCCACCGCGCCGGAGCATCATGGTAGAGATTTATCAGCATCAAGCATTATGGGATAACCGCCAATACCCTCGCGTTCATCAGGCGTTCACAGAGATTTGGGAAAACGATAAACTCTGGGTCAGTTTCGATCGCGCGAGTATGAATCCGCCGGAACGTCCGGATTGGAAGTTCACCGGTCCTTACCTGCATTGGGATATGTCGTTAGACAGTATGCCGGTGCGTTTAAAAGTGCAGGGTGTGCTATATCTGGCGGATACGCCGGGCAATCAAGGCGCGTTTACCTGTATTCCCGGTTTCCATCGGAAGTTGGAATCGTGGTTGAATGACCTTCCTGATGATGCCAACCCACGGGAGGTGGTGCGAGAATACCAAGCAGAAGCGGTACCAGTCGCAGGAAAAGCAGGCGATCTGGTTATCTGGCATAGCGCATTGCCGCACGGCAGCAGCCCAAACTCCGCTGAACGTCCGCGGATGGCACAGTACATCACAATGTCACCAGCACCGGATGGCGGCACAGCGACAAGCGAAGGCCGTGTTAAAGGATGGCGAGAACGGCTAACAGGACTCGGAAAAGAGCAACAAGAGAAGGAGCATCACCAGGGTAAGACTGCCGAATTGACACCTTTAGGCAAGAAACTTCTCGGACTTGAACCGTGGATTGTGTGA